CAGGCCGTTCCGCTCGGTGACGGACTCCTTGACCAGCCGGAACTCACCGTTCTCCAGGTAGCGGATGCCGCCGTGGATCATGTGCGACGAAGCCGCGGATGCCCCGGACACGTAGTCGCCCCGGTCGACGATGGCCACGTCGACACCTTGCAGTGCCAGGTCGCGGAAGGTAGCGATGCCGTTGATGCCGGCGCCGATGATGAGCACCTTGGCCTGGGGGCGCTCGGCGAGCGCGGCGCGGGCGGCGTCGGCGGGTGAGGAAACGGGGTTGGACTGCACTGTTCACTACCTTTGTTCGTCATTCGACCAAGCCGACGACCGGATGCTGCGCGGTGCCGATTGGTGCGGAAAGCCCAACCGGGTTTGCGCGGGGGCCCTCCATATGGATTAATCAAGCTTGAGTAGATCAATCACATCCGGTCAAGCCGAGTGAACAAACGTGCAAGGAGGGGCTGTGAGCCTCGTCGATGAGTCAGCGCAGTCCGATCGGGTGCGGGATGCCCTCACCGCGGCGCACCTGTATTACATGCAGGACCTGACCATGGATGCCATCGCCCACGAGCTGCATACCTCCCGCTCTTCGGTGTCCCGCCTGCTCAGCCACGCTCGGGCGACCGGTCTCGTGGACATCCAGATCCGCTCCCCACTGGACGCGCCGAGCCGCCTCGAGCTGCTCATCGCGGAGCGTTTCCAGATCACCGCGCACGTCGTTCCCGTGCCCGATCACGCCACGGACGTGGACAGATTGGAACGTGTGGCGCTCTCAGTTGCACGGATTCTCGGTCAGTTCTTCGACTCGAACATGGTCATGGGCATCGCCTGGGGCTCCACGATGAACGCCATCAGCCGCCATGTGACGCCCAAGCAGACCCACAACTCGCAGATCATCCAGCTCAACGGCGCCGGCAATATGCGCACCACGGGCCTGAGCTACGCCAGCGAGATCCTCGGCCGGTTCGGCTACGCGTTCGGGGCGCACGTGCACCAGTTCCCGGTGCCGGCGTTCTTCGACAGCCCGGCCACCAAGCAGGCGCTCTGGCGGGAACGCAGCGTCAGCCGGCTGCTCGAGATGCAGGCCCGGATGGATGTGGCCCTGTTCGGTCTCGGCTCGCCGTTCTCCGAGGTGCCCAGCCACGTCTACGCGGGCGGTTACCTGGAGGAGGCCGACTACACCTCACTCAGCCGGGCGGGTGTGGTGGGCGATGTGGCCACGATCTTCTACCGGGCGGACGGCTCCACCGACGGCATCCTGCTGAACGCGCGCGGCACCGGTCCCGACTTCGGCGTGCTGCGGAAGACCCCGCGTCGGCTCTGCGTGGTCTCGGGAACGGCGAAGCTGGCGAGCCTCCGCGGCGCGCTCAAAGCCGGCCTGATCACCGATCTGTTCGTCGACGAAAGTACCGCCAGGGCTCTGGTCGCCGCTCCCTGAGAAACCCGAGAAGTCGTCAGATGTCGGCGGGAATACCTCATCACCCCACACGTTGAGATATAACTGACTATAAGAAACGTGCTCCGGGGTCGGTGAGAATCCGAACCGGCGGTGAAAGTCCGCGAGCCGGATCCTGCTGTTTGGGTTCCGGTTGAGCTGGTGAAATTCCAGCACCGACGGTTAAAGTCCGGATGGGAGGAGCTGCGGATCGACGGTTGTTTGTGGACCGTCGACGGCTTTCGTGTACGCGAAAACCCCCTCCCGGAGCGTCTACGACGGGACAGGGAATGCACCAGCAGTACACGCTCGACAGCGCTATGCGCCGAGCCCTGCAGCTGGCGGGCAACGGACCAGCCGACGGGGTCAATCCCCGGGTCGGCTGTGTGATCCTCAATCCAGCCGGCGAGATCATCGCCGAAGGCTGGCATCGCGGCGCCGGCACCTGCCACGCCGAAGTGGATGCGCTCGCCCAGCTCGCCCCGGATGCCGCCCGCGGCGCCACCGCCGTGGTCACCCTCGAACCGTGCAACCACACCGGTCGCACCGGCCCGTGCGCCCTCGCCCTGATCGACGCGGGCATCGGCCGGGTCGTCTACGCCGTCGCCGACCCCGGCCGGCACTCCTCCGGCGGTGCCGACCGTCTGCGCGCGGCCGGCGTCGACGTGACCGGCGGGCTCCTCGCCGACGAGGTCGAGGCCTTCCTCTCCGACTGGCTGGTCGCCGCCCGGCTGGGCCGCCCGTTCGTCACCCTCAAGTGGGCCTCGAGCCTGGACGGCCGCGCCGCGGCGGCCGACGGCAGCAGCCGCTGGATCACCGGACCGGTCGCCCGGCAGGACGTGCACCGCCGCCGCGCCACGGCCGACGCGATCCTGGTGGGCACCGGAACCGCCCTGGCGGACGACCCCAGCCTCACCGCACGCGACAGTGAGGGCACCCTGCTGCCGCACCAGCCGCAGCCCGTCGTGGTGGGCGACCGGGCCGTGCCGGCCGGGGCGGCGGTGCACCTGCATCCGCTCGCGCCGTGGTTTGTGGCCGGGCACGATGTGGCCGCGCTGCTGGCCACCCTGCACGAGCGGGGCATCCGCCGGGTGTTCGTGGAAGGCGGCCCCACCCTGGCCAGCGCCTTCGTGCGGGCCGGGCTGGTCGACGAATACCTGGTCTACCTGGCTCCCACCCTCCTCGGCGGCGACCGGCTGGCGCTCGGCGACATCGGCGTCACCGGCATCGCCGGGCAACGCCGACTGCAGATCGACGACCTGGTGCGCCTCGGCGACGACATCCTGCTGATCGCCCACAGCATCCCGACCGAGACCACCACCGACCAGACCATCCCCGCCGTGACAGCCAGCGAGAAGTGAAGAGGACCCCATGTTCACCGGAATCATTGAGGAGCTCGGCAGCATCGAGCACATCGAACACACCGCCGACGCCGCCCGGCTCACCATCCGCGGCCCGCTGGTGGTCGACGGCGCCGGCCACGGCGACTCCATCTCGGTGAACGGCGTGTGCCTGACCGTGGTGGAGCAGACCCCCGACACCTTCACCGCCGACGTGATGGCGCAGACCCTGGCCATGTCGACGCTGTCCGGCGCCACCGAGGGATCGGCCGTGAACCTCGAACGTGCCGCCCTCGTCGGCGGCCGGCTCGGCGGCCACATCGTGCAGGGCCACATCGACGGCACCGGCACCGTGCTGGCCGTCGTGCCCGGCGACGCGTGGCGGGTCGTGCGGTTCACCCTCAGCCCCGCCCTGGCGCCTCTCGTGGTGGACAAGGGCTCGATCGCCATCGACGGCGTGTCCCTCACGGTCAGCAACATCTCTCCCGCGACCGAGCCCGAGCAGTGGTTCGAGGTGTCGCTGATCCCCGAGACGCTCGCCGCCACGACGCTGGGCGGCCTCGAGGTGGGCGACCGGGTGAACCTGGAGACCGACATCCTGGCCCGGCACGTCGAGCGAATGCTCGCCCTCGCGGCGAGCGCCGCCGAACGGGCCGCCCCGGCCGCATCCGAACTTTCCGAACCGTCCGCAGCATCCGTAGTACAAAGGAGCACCTCATGAGCCTCGCCGACATCCCCACCGCACTCGCGGCACTCCGGCTCGGCAAGCCCGTCATCGTCGCCGACGATGAGGGGCGCGAGAACGAGGGCGACGTGATCATCTCAGCCCAGCTGGCCACCCAGGAATGGCTGGCCTGGACGGTGCGGCACTCTTCAGGGTTCATCTGCGCGCCGATGACCAACGACATCGCCGACACCCTCGACCTGCCCGTGATGGTGCTCAACAACGAAGACCCCCGCGGCACCAACTACACGGTCACCGTCGACGCCGCCGACCGGCTCAGCACGGGCATCAGCGCCGCCGACCGGGCGCACACCCTGCGCGTGCTGGCCGATCCCACGTCCACGCCGACCAGCCTCAACCGGCCCGGCCACATCCTGCCGCTGCGTGCAATGGACGGCGGGGTGCGTGAACGTGACGGCCACACCGAGGCCGCCGTCGACCTGATGAAGCTGGCCGGTCTGGTGCCCGTCGCCGGGATCAGCGAGATCGTCGCCGAGGACGGCGAGATGATGCGGCTGCCCGGACTGCTCGTGCTCGGCGAGCGCGAGGGCATCCCGGTGATCACCATCGCCGACCTCATCGACTACCTGCAGGAATTCCACTGCGACGACGACCTCGCCTCGGTCAGCCCCATCCGCGAGTCGCCGCGGGTGGACTTCGAGGTGGAGACCACGGTGCCCACCTCGCACGGCGCCTTCAAGATCCGCGCCTACCGCGACCGGATGACCGGAGCCGACCACGTGGCGATCGTCTCGGGAACCCCGCACGACGGCGCCCTCGTGCGTGTGCACTCCGAGTGCCTCACCGGCGAAGCGTTCGGCTCGCTCAAATGCGAGTGCGGCCCGCAGCTGCAGGCCGCCCTGGACACCATCGACCGCGAGGGCGGCGTGGTCGTGTACCTGCGCGGTCAGGAGGGCCGCGGCATCGGGCTGATCAACAAGCTGCGCGCGTACAAGCTGCAGGAGGACGGCCTGGACACCCTCGACGCGAACCTCGCCCTGGGCCTGCCCGCCGACTCCCGCGACTACGGGGCGGCCACCGCCATCCTCGACGAGCTCGGCATGAGCTCGGTGCGGCTGCTCACCAACAACCCCGAGAAGGTGCGCCAGCTCGAGGCGCACGGCGTGACGGTCACCGAGCGGGTGCCGCTCGTCGTGGGCGTCGGCAGCCACAACGAGGACTACCTGGCGGCCAAACGTGACCGCATGGGCCATGAAATCTCAGCACACCAGATCGTGAAAGGACTCGCACTATGAGTGGAGCAGGCTCCCCCGACATCAACGTCGACGGCACCGGGCTGGAGGTCGTCATCATCGCCGGCCGGTGGCACGACGTGATCACCGACGGGCTCATCGCCGGGGCCACCCGGGTGCTCGAGGCATCCGGGGCGACGTTCTCGCTCGTGCGCGTTCCCGGCAGCTTCGAGCTGCCCGTGGCGAGCAAGGTGGCGCTGGATGCCGGCGCCGACGCGGTGGTGGCGCTCGGCGTGATCATCCGCGGCGGCACCCCGCACTTCGAGTACGTGTCGGCGGCGGCGACGGATGGCCTCACCCGTGTGGCGCTGGACACCGGCAAGCCCGTGGGCTTCGGCGTGCTCACCCTCGACGACGAGCAGCAGGGCCTGGACCGGGCCGGCCTGCCCGGCTCGAAGGAGGACAAGGGCGAGGAGGCCGCGACGGCGGCGCTGGCGACGGCCCTCGTGCTCAAGGCCCTGCGCGCCCGGTAGCCCACCAGGTCTCGACAGGCGCGACCGACGGGCGGGAACGAACGCGGGGTGGGTCAGTGGGGCGTCAACAGCGCGTCGACGCGTTCGAGCAGGTCGTTGGCCCGGAACGGTTTGATCAGGTACGCATCGGCCCCGGCCGCCAACGCCTGCGCGATGTCGCTGTCCTGCGACTTGGCCGTGAGCAGCAGGATGCGCGGCTGGGTCAGCGAGGTGTCCGCACGGATCTCGGCGCTCACCTCCACCCCGGTGAGCTTGGGCATCATCCAGTCCAGCACCACGAGGTCGGGCTCGCTGGCGCGCGCCGCTTCCAGCCCTTCCAGCCCGTCACCGGCCTCGGACACCTCGTGCCCGGCCCGGCGGAGCTTGTGGGCGATGAGCGCCCTGACATCCTCGTCGTCCTCGACGATCAGAATGCGTGACATGCGTATTCTCCCCCGGCTTGACCAGCAACGTCCGCGCCGCACCCCCGAACAGGGCACACGACGCGCTACGTTGACATTATCCAATCGCGCCGCAACCACAGCCCATAGGGGGACACCACGCCGGTGAACAGTTTCGTCGCGTTGCTGTGGGCGGCTCCGCGCGCGTGGCGGTTCACTGCCATCGCCCTGTTCCTCCTGATGGTCTATGTCCTCGGTCTCGCTGCGGTGCTGGCACCGGCGACCGACAGCGGGGTGGCGGCCTGGTGGCCCGCTGCCGCGGCCGGTGCGCTCGCGCTGTGCCTGGCCCGAGGCTCCGAGCGCTGGCTGGTCGCCCTCCTCGTCGGGGGCGTCAGTGTGGCGGCGAACCTCGGCGGTGGGCGCCCGCTGCCCGTGGCGCTGGGTTTCGGACTGGCCAATGGGCTGGAAGCCGGCGCATTCGTGGCCGTGTATGCCGGGCGGGGCGAACCCGCCCGACTCGACACGGTGCGGGACGTGCTCCGGTTCACCATCGCGGCAACCTGCGGCGCCCTGGCCGCGGGCGTCACCGCCGCCGCCACCGTGGCGGTGGTCGCGGGCGGCTCCTTCGGCACCGTGTTGCTCGCCGTGGTCCCCTCACACGCCTTTGCCGTCTTCACGCTCGCGCCGCTGGCTCTGACACGGGGTCGACGCGTGCGGTCGGAGCGCACTCTCGAGCTTCTCATCCAGATCGGCTTCGTGCTGCTCGTGCTCGGCGTCGCGTACGGGCCCGGCCGGTCCCTGCCGATATCGTTCATGATCCTGCCCCTGCTCACCTGGGCGGCGTTCCGGTTCGGCATCCGCGTCGTGGCCTGGGAACTGTGCGTCACGGCTTTGGTGGCCTCAGGCTTCAGCTCGATGGGCGTCGGCTATTTCACCTCGGCATCCGGTACCGCGACCGCAGCGACGGGGTCCCTCGTGCACCTGTTCCTGATCACTTACGCGACCTCGGTGCTGTTGTTGGCCGCCGAACTCGCCCAGCGCGACGCCCTGCTCGAACGCGAACGTGAGGTGGTGCACGGGCTGCGCGACCTCGACCGCCAGAAAGATGACTTCGTCTCCTCGGTCAGCCACGAGCTGCGCACCCCCATCACCAGCATCCTGGGTTTTGCGGAAGAGCTCGAAGACACCGACCTCAGCCCCGAGCAGGCCCGGTTCACCCGGGTCGTCGTGCGCAACTCGCACCGGTTGGCCCAGCTGGTGGAGAACCTGCTCGACCTCTCGAGCATGAGCCTGCAGTCGGAGGCCGGCCCGGTCGGGCCCGTCGACCTGCGCACCCTGGTCGCTGAATGCGTCGAGGAGCTGGCCCCGCAGGCGCACAGCGCCGGCGTCACCCTGACCGCTGAGTTCGGGGACGGGATGCTGACCCTGCAGAGTTCGGCATCCGATGTTCGCCGGGTGCTGACCAACCTCGTCGGCAACGCCGTCAAGTTCACGCCGGCGCACGGGCGGGTGTGGGTGGGCTGCACCTCTGACGCCGACGGGGTGCTGCTCACGGTGAGCGACAACGGCATCGGCATTCCGCCCGCCGACGTGGAGCGGGTCTTCGACAGGTTCTACCGGTCGGCCAGCGCTGAGTCGCTGCCGGGCACCGGACTCGGGCTGCCGCTGACCAAGGGGCTGGTCGACCGGCTCGGCGGCAGAGTCGACCTGCAGTCCGACGGCCGCACCGGCACCCACGTCACGGTCGCCCTGCCGTGGCTGGCCTCGCCGGCGCCGGCGGGGGATTCGTCGGCCGTCACCGCCGGAATGTAGGGTGAATCAGGGCCGCCACAAGCGGCCCCCTTCTCATTGCACCGTCTCACGTTCGCCCCAGTCGACTGACCGCCGCCGCGCGCCGAACGCCAGCCCCGCCCTCTCCCCTTGTGAAAGCGCCGTTTCCCATGTCTGCATCCACCGCGGCGGTCACCTCCGCCGCTCCCGCGCCCGCGAATCCGCGCAGCCGCGTCATCCTGGCCAGCCTCATCGGCACCACCATCGAGTTCTACGACTTCTACGTCTACGCCACCGCGGCGGTCCTCGTCTTCCCGCACCTCTTCTTCCCCTCCGGCAACGAGACCGCCGCCCTGCTGGCCTCATTCGCGGTCTTCGGTGCCGCCATGGTGGCCCGCCCGCTCGGCGCCCTGTTCTTCGGGCACTTCGGCGACCGGAAGGGCCGCAAGGCCACCCTCGTGGGCGCCCTGCTCACGATGGGTATCGCGACGTTCCTCATCGGCGTGCTGCCGACCTACTCGATGGTGGGCTGGTTCGCCCCGGCCATGCTGGTGGTGCTCCGCCTCGCGCAGGGCTTCGCGCTCGGCGGCGAGTGGAGCGGCGCCGCCCTGGTGGCCACCGAGAATGCGCCCAAGGGCAAGCGCGCCTGGTACGGCACCTTCCCTCAGGTGGGCGCCCCGCTCGGCTTCATCATCGCCAACGGCCTGTTCCTCCTCATCGCACTGCTGCTGCCCTCCGACGACCCGACCCGGCCGTCCGACGCGTTCCTCGAGTGGGCCTGGCGGATTCCGTTCCTGTTCAGCGCCGTCATGGTCATCATCGGCCTGTGGGTGCGGCTGCGGCTGGTGGAGAGCGACTCGTTCACCAAGATCGTCACCACCAAGAAGGTAGCCAAGCTGCCGCTCGCCGCGGTGTTCAAGACCAACTGGCGCGAACTCATCCTGGGCACGTTCATCATGCTGGCCACCTACGTGCTGTTCTATCTGATGACCACGTTCAGCCTGAGCTACGGCCGGGCCGCAACGGATGCGCCGGTGGCCGGCCTCGGCTACAGCTACACGACGTTCGTGCTCATGATGATCGCCGGCGTGGTGTTCTTCGGCATCTTCACCCTCGCCTCCGGGCCGTGGGCCGACCGGTTCGGCCGTCGCCGCACGCTGCTCTGGGTGACCGCGGGCATCGTGGTGTTCGGGTTCCTCTTCGTGCCCCTGCTGGGCGCCGGGTTCCTCGGCGTGATGGTGTTCCTGATCCTGGGCTTCACCCTGATGGGCATGACGTTCGGTCCGATGGGCGCCCTGCTGCCCGAGCTGTTCCCCACCAACGTGCGGTACACCGGCTCGGCGTTCGCGTACAACATGAGTTCGATCCTCGGTGCGGCCGTGGCGCCGTTCATCGCCGTGTGGCTGTGGACCCTCGGTGGCGGCAGCCCGTTCTGGGTGGGCATGTACCTCTCGGTGATGGGCCTGGTCACCCTGGTTGCGCTGTTCCTCAGCCGCGAGACCCGAGACCTCGACCTGGACCGCTAACTCCCCCAAGTCGCGAAAGCGGCCATGGTGCTGCCTCTGTTCGCTGAGGCAGCCACATGGCCGCTTTCGCGCACCTGGATGGCGGTTAAGCTCGACTGGTGAGTACGACAGACCCCGGCACCGCTTCGTCCGAGACCCCCGCAGCCAAGCCCCGCTCCCGGATGGGCCGGCGCGGCGCACCCGTCGACGGTCCGCGCGCATCCTTCAGCCAGCTACTGCCCTACCTCTTCGAGCACAAGGCCGTGCTCAGCGTGGTCGTGGTGCTCAGCGTGCTCGGCGCCGCCGCCAGCCTGGCCCAGCCGCTGCTGGTGAGCCAGGTCATCACCCTCGTCGAGAAGACCCAACCGCTCGACGGCATCGTCGGCGCCCTCGTGGCGCTTGTCGTGGTCTCGGCGCTGATCAGCGGCTACCAGCACTACCTGCTGCAGCGCACCGGTGAGGGCGTGGTGCTCTCCAGCCGCAAACGCCTGATCGGGCGGATGCTCAACCTGCCGATCAGCCAGTTCGACGCCCGACGCACGGGTGACCTGGTCTCCCGGGTGGGCTCGGACACCACGCTGCTGCGCGCCGTACTCACCCAGGGCGCCGTGGAAGCCATCGGCGGCTCGCTCACCTTCATCGGTGCCATCATCGCGATGCTCATCATCGACCCGGTGCTGCTGGGCCTGACCGTGCTCGTGATCGGCGTCTCCGTGATCACCGTGGTGCTGCTCTCGCAGCGCATCCGCACGGCCAGCCTGGCCGCCCAGACCAAGGTCGGCGACCTCGCCGCGAGCGTGGAACGCGCCATCAGCGCCGTGCGCACCGTGCGTGCCGCCAATGCCACCGCCCGGGAGATCACCGTGGTGGAGAAGGACGCCGAGGGCGCCTGGCAGATGGGCATCAAGGTCGCCAAGATCTCCGCCCTCGTCGTGCCCATCGCCGGCATCGCCCTGCAGGTGTCACTGCTCGTCGTGCTCGGCGTGGGCGGCTTCCGCGTCGCCGACGGGAGCATCACGGTCGCCAACCTCGTCGCGTTCATCCTGTTCCTGTTCATGATGATCATGCCGCTGGGCCAGTTCTTCGGGGCGATCACCTCGATCAACTCGGCGCTCGGCGCGCTCGGCCGCATCCAGGAGATCATCGACCTGCCCAGCGAAGACCAGTTCGACCGCGACATCGCCCCGCTGGCGATCGTCGTGGGCGCCGCGAACGCCCGGGTCAACCCGCAGGCGCCGGCGATCTCGTTCGAGGACGTGCGCTTCCACTACGCGCCCACCGTGGCCGCCACGACGGATGCCGTCACCGGCGAGCAGCTCGTGCGCCCGGGCCCGGTGGCCCAGGCGGTTCTCGCCGCCGAAGACGGCACCACCCCCGACGCCACCACCGAGTTCGGCGGCACGAATGGCCTCCTCACCGGCGACGGCACGGACGCCGTGGCTTCCGCGGGCGCCGAACGCCAGCCCGTGCTGCGCGGGGTCTCGTTCAGCGCCCCGCGGGGCCTGCGCACCGCGTTGGTCGGCCCCTCGGGCGCCGGCAAGAGCACCATCCTCGCGCTGATCGAGCGCTTCTACGACGCCGACTCTGGCGTAGTGCGGCTGGGCGGCCTGGACATCCGCAGCCTGGACCGCACGGACCTGCGCAGCCAGATCGGCTACGTGGAGCAGGACGCCCCCGTGCTGGCCGGGTCGCTGCGCGACAACCTCACCCTGGCCACGCCCGACGCCACCGACGAGCAGTGCGTGGCCGTGCTGCACGCCGTGAACCTCGGCGAGGTGCTCGACCGTGACCCGGCCGGACTGGCCGCCGCGGTCGGTGAGGACGGCGTCAAGCTCTCTGGCGGCGAGCGCCAGCGACTGGCGATCGCCCGCGCGCTGCTGGCGGCGCCGCCGATTCTGCTGCTCGACGAGTCCACCTCCAGCCTGGACGGCATGAATGAGCAGCTGATGCGGGAGGCCATCGACAAGGTGGCCGTGGACCGCACGCTCATCGTGATCGCGCACCGGCTCTCCACCGTCGTCGACTCCGACCAGATCGTGGTGCTCGACCACGGCCAGGTCGTGGGCACCGGAACCCACTCCGAGCTCGTCGTGTCCACGCCGCTCTACCGCGACCTGGCCAAGCACCAACTGCTCGTCTGAGCGCAGCGCGAGCTCGCGCGAGTTGCCGCAAAGTGCCCCCTCAGAGTGCCTGAAGGGGCACTTTTCGGCATCTCGGCGAATTTCCCGGTCGCGAGTTGCCGCAAAGTGCCGTCTCAGCACGCGCGAAGGGGCAGTTTCCGGCAAGTCGGCGTAGTCGGCGTCGGCGCTCGCTCACGGGCTCAGGGGCGGCGGAAGCGCAGGGTGACGATCTCGAACGGGCGCAGCGTCAGGATCAGCTCACGAGAGGGCTCGGCAGGCGCCCCGGAGAACTCCTCGGCCAGGGGTGCTCCCGCGGCGAGCTCGACGCGGGATACGGCGAGGGGTCGCTCGAGCAGGTCGGTCTCCACCACATCCGTTGCCTCGAAGTGCCGGATGAGCCGGGCCGTCGACCGGTTGCCGTGCGCCTCATAGAGCCGCACGATGAGGTCGCCGCTCTGGTCCTCGGCCAGCTTGACCGCCTCCACCACCACCGCCGGGTTGTCCAGCCGGAGGAGCGGCTCGATGCCGGCGGCGCCGACTCCCGTCACCGTGCGGAGCGGCACTTTGAGCCGGTAGCCCTCCGCGACGGCCTCGGGAATGCCGGCTGCCGGGCGCACCGACACCTTGAGCTCGTGCCGGCCCTGGTCGGCGGACGGGTCGGGGTAGACCGGCGCGCGCAGCAGGCTGAGCCGCACCGTGGTGCCGCTGCGTTCCGCGCTCGTTTGGGCGGCCGGGGTGCCCGCCGCATCGGCAGCAGCCGCAGCGCCCTGCTCGGAGCGGTCGGGTTTCCCGGCGCCGGGCGGGGTGCGGTCGATCGCGTGCCCGTAGGTGGAGTCGTTCGCCACCGCGACCCCGTAGCCGGGCTCGCCCACGTGCACCCACCGGTGCGCCACGGTCTCGAACCGGGCCGCATCCCAGGTGGTGTTGGCATGAGTGGGGCGGAAGACGTGGCCGAACTGGATCTCGGACGCGGCCCGGTCGGCCTGCACGTCGAGCGGGAACACCAGCCGCAGCAGCTTCTGCCGTTGGTGCCAGTCGACCACCAGGCGCACGTCCAGCGCGGGCGAGCCGGCGCGCAGGGTGAGTTGCTGCTCCACCCGGGAGCGGCCGAAGGTGCGCACCACCCGCACCCCCACGACGTCGTCGCTGTCGACGAGCACCTCGACCACGTCGGCCTCGGTGAGGTCGGTGACGGTGCGGCGGTGATGTTCGTCGATGTCCCAGGCATCCCACCGGGTGGGGGTGTCGCGGTGCAGCTGAAGCAGGTTACCGCGGCTGCCGGCCGGGATGAGTTCCCGGTCGGCGAGCACGTCCCGGAGCGACGGGATCAGCCCGTCGGCGTCGATGGTGACGGCGATCAGCCCGTTCCGCAGCACGAGGCCCGCCGGGCCGTGCTCGATCAGGGCCGCGGCATAGCCGGGAACCGGGGGTGCGCCGTCGGAGTCCGCGCCGAGCCCGGGCACGCCGTCCACCGGGTACGGGCCGGCGTTCAGCCGCAGCCGCCGGCTGCCGGGTCCGGCGATGGCGCGCACCGCCTCGTCGATGATGGCCGTGAGCGTCCGGGCCGTGCGGGCGTGCAGCCGTTCGGCCTCCTGGTGCACCCAGGCGATCGAGGTGCCGGGCAGGATGTCGTGGAATTGCAGGAGCAGCACCGTCTGCCAGGCCTGCTCGAGGGCGGCGTACGGGTAGGCGGCCCCGGCGCGCACGGTGGCCGTCGCCGCCCAGAGTTCGGCCTCCCGCAGCAGCCTCTCGCTCTTCCGGTTGCCACGTTTGGTGCGGGCCTGCGAGGTGTAGGTGCCGCGGTGGAACTCCAGGTACAGCTCCCCCGCCCACACCGGCGACGACGGATGCTCCGCCTCGGCCGCTGCGAAGAAGGCCTCCGGAGTCGACAGCTCCACGGTGGGCGACCCCTCGAGGTTCCGGGTGCGGCGGGCGGCCGCGAGCATCTCCCGGGTCGGGCCGCCCCCGCCGTCGCCCCACCCGAACGGCACCAGCGAGAGCGTGGCCACGGCCTTCTCGGCGAAGAGCCGCTCGGCCCGGGCGAGTTCGGCGGCGCTCAGCTCGGCGTTGTAGTCGGCCACCGGCGGGAAGTGGGTGAAGATGCGGCTGCCGTCGATACCTTCCCAACTGAAGGTGTGGTGCGGGAACACATTGGTGTCGCTCCAGGACAGCTTCTGGGTGAGGAACCAGCGCATCCCCGCCAGCCGGGCGATCTGCGGGAACGCGGCCGAATACCCGAAGGAGTCGGGCAGCCACACCGCCCGAGGTTCCCAGCCGAACTCCTCGCGAAAAAACCGTTGCCCGGCCACGAACTGCCGCACCAGGGCTTCACCGCCGGGCAGATTGGTGTCGGACTCCACCCACATGCCGCCCACGGGCACGATGGTGCCGGCCGCGACGGCCGCGCGCACCCGGGCGAACAGGTCCG
This is a stretch of genomic DNA from Cryobacterium soli. It encodes these proteins:
- a CDS encoding ATP-binding protein, producing MNSFVALLWAAPRAWRFTAIALFLLMVYVLGLAAVLAPATDSGVAAWWPAAAAGALALCLARGSERWLVALLVGGVSVAANLGGGRPLPVALGFGLANGLEAGAFVAVYAGRGEPARLDTVRDVLRFTIAATCGALAAGVTAAATVAVVAGGSFGTVLLAVVPSHAFAVFTLAPLALTRGRRVRSERTLELLIQIGFVLLVLGVAYGPGRSLPISFMILPLLTWAAFRFGIRVVAWELCVTALVASGFSSMGVGYFTSASGTATAATGSLVHLFLITYATSVLLLAAELAQRDALLEREREVVHGLRDLDRQKDDFVSSVSHELRTPITSILGFAEELEDTDLSPEQARFTRVVVRNSHRLAQLVENLLDLSSMSLQSEAGPVGPVDLRTLVAECVEELAPQAHSAGVTLTAEFGDGMLTLQSSASDVRRVLTNLVGNAVKFTPAHGRVWVGCTSDADGVLLTVSDNGIGIPPADVERVFDRFYRSASAESLPGTGLGLPLTKGLVDRLGGRVDLQSDGRTGTHVTVALPWLASPAPAGDSSAVTAGM
- the ribD gene encoding bifunctional diaminohydroxyphosphoribosylaminopyrimidine deaminase/5-amino-6-(5-phosphoribosylamino)uracil reductase RibD produces the protein MHQQYTLDSAMRRALQLAGNGPADGVNPRVGCVILNPAGEIIAEGWHRGAGTCHAEVDALAQLAPDAARGATAVVTLEPCNHTGRTGPCALALIDAGIGRVVYAVADPGRHSSGGADRLRAAGVDVTGGLLADEVEAFLSDWLVAARLGRPFVTLKWASSLDGRAAAADGSSRWITGPVARQDVHRRRATADAILVGTGTALADDPSLTARDSEGTLLPHQPQPVVVGDRAVPAGAAVHLHPLAPWFVAGHDVAALLATLHERGIRRVFVEGGPTLASAFVRAGLVDEYLVYLAPTLLGGDRLALGDIGVTGIAGQRRLQIDDLVRLGDDILLIAHSIPTETTTDQTIPAVTASEK
- the ribH gene encoding 6,7-dimethyl-8-ribityllumazine synthase, translating into MSGAGSPDINVDGTGLEVVIIAGRWHDVITDGLIAGATRVLEASGATFSLVRVPGSFELPVASKVALDAGADAVVALGVIIRGGTPHFEYVSAAATDGLTRVALDTGKPVGFGVLTLDDEQQGLDRAGLPGSKEDKGEEAATAALATALVLKALRAR
- a CDS encoding riboflavin synthase, with product MFTGIIEELGSIEHIEHTADAARLTIRGPLVVDGAGHGDSISVNGVCLTVVEQTPDTFTADVMAQTLAMSTLSGATEGSAVNLERAALVGGRLGGHIVQGHIDGTGTVLAVVPGDAWRVVRFTLSPALAPLVVDKGSIAIDGVSLTVSNISPATEPEQWFEVSLIPETLAATTLGGLEVGDRVNLETDILARHVERMLALAASAAERAAPAASELSEPSAASVVQRSTS
- a CDS encoding sugar-binding transcriptional regulator translates to MSLVDESAQSDRVRDALTAAHLYYMQDLTMDAIAHELHTSRSSVSRLLSHARATGLVDIQIRSPLDAPSRLELLIAERFQITAHVVPVPDHATDVDRLERVALSVARILGQFFDSNMVMGIAWGSTMNAISRHVTPKQTHNSQIIQLNGAGNMRTTGLSYASEILGRFGYAFGAHVHQFPVPAFFDSPATKQALWRERSVSRLLEMQARMDVALFGLGSPFSEVPSHVYAGGYLEEADYTSLSRAGVVGDVATIFYRADGSTDGILLNARGTGPDFGVLRKTPRRLCVVSGTAKLASLRGALKAGLITDLFVDESTARALVAAP
- a CDS encoding response regulator transcription factor, encoding MSRILIVEDDEDVRALIAHKLRRAGHEVSEAGDGLEGLEAARASEPDLVVLDWMMPKLTGVEVSAEIRADTSLTQPRILLLTAKSQDSDIAQALAAGADAYLIKPFRANDLLERVDALLTPH
- the ribA gene encoding GTP cyclohydrolase II; the encoded protein is MSLADIPTALAALRLGKPVIVADDEGRENEGDVIISAQLATQEWLAWTVRHSSGFICAPMTNDIADTLDLPVMVLNNEDPRGTNYTVTVDAADRLSTGISAADRAHTLRVLADPTSTPTSLNRPGHILPLRAMDGGVRERDGHTEAAVDLMKLAGLVPVAGISEIVAEDGEMMRLPGLLVLGEREGIPVITIADLIDYLQEFHCDDDLASVSPIRESPRVDFEVETTVPTSHGAFKIRAYRDRMTGADHVAIVSGTPHDGALVRVHSECLTGEAFGSLKCECGPQLQAALDTIDREGGVVVYLRGQEGRGIGLINKLRAYKLQEDGLDTLDANLALGLPADSRDYGAATAILDELGMSSVRLLTNNPEKVRQLEAHGVTVTERVPLVVGVGSHNEDYLAAKRDRMGHEISAHQIVKGLAL